DNA from Acidobacteriota bacterium:
CGCGGATCTCGTCCACGGCTTTGAGGTCGGCTTTGATCCGGATTGTTTTTTTTGAGGGATGTTCGCTCGGCCGGGAGATGATGACGCACGTCTTGTCGTCGTCATGATCCTTGACATCCGCAAAATCCTCGACGGCCTTGAAAACCGTCTCGAGAATCCGGGACGACTCGGCGCCGGCCTGGGCGTTCAAGAGTTCAATCAGGCGGTCTTCACCGAATTCCTCGCCTTTTTCGTTTCTGGCTTCGGTAATGCCGTCCGTATACAGGCAGAGAACCGAGCCCGGCCCGATATCACGGCGTTCCAGCGTATACACTTCCTCGGCAAACATGCCCAAGCAAAGACCTGTTCCTTCGAAACGCCAAACCTTCCCCCCAGGCTCGATCAGAATCGGGGGATTGTGCCCGGCGTTGATGAAAGACATGCCGGTCGCGTCCAGAATTCCGAAAAAGAAACTGATGTAACAATGGGTTTCCGAACTGCGGTGAACGAAACGGTTGAGTTTGGCCGCCGCCTCCGCCGGATCGAAACCCGGCCGAGCCTCGGCATGGAGAGAGGCCCTCAACGAGGCCATCAGGAGCGAAGCGCTGACGCCCGATCCTGAAACATCGGCCACGGCGAGGCCGAGCCCGGTTTCTCCGAGCGCAATGTAATCGAAATAGTCGCCGCCGACATGGAAACTGGCCTTGGTTGCGCCGGCGATATCATACGGCGGGAAGGACGGCGCCCCTGACGGAAGAAGGTTGCGCTGGATCTGGGCGGCCAGTTCCAATTCCCTCTCCATGCGGCTCTTTTCCAGAGATTCCTCGAACAGCCTGGCGTTTTCGATTTTCACCGCGGCCAGGTTACCGAGAAAAGTCAGGAGCCGGAGATCGGAATCGTCGAAGGGCGTACCGTAAGTGGAACGGTCGGCATAGATAACACCGACGATATCGCGGTTTGTCCACAGGGGAACGCACATGGCCGAATGGATTTTCGAGAGGATGATGCTGTCCCGGTTGCGGAAGGCCGTATCCGATGCCACGTCGGAAATGAGAATCGAGGCGTTTCTGGCCAGGGCCGTATCCAGGATCCCCCGGCTGAGACGGAGCGTTTCGGCGGCCGGAACTCCCTTACGGACCCGGACGGTTTTGGGCACCAGTTGTTCCGGGCAACCTTCTTTGAGAATGAGGACGCCGCGATCCATGGGGATGGCCTGAAAAATGAGGTCCATGATATGGTCGATCAGGTTGTCCAGGGGCATGTGATAGATGAGCGCCTGGCTGACCCGGCTGAGAACGGACAAGATCTCCTGCTCCCTCTCACCTGTGGGCGGCTCATGAGGAACGGTCCTGGCCGTCGCCTTATCGATCACGGGACGCCCCAGGATCTCCTTGACCTGGATGATGGACCCTCCCTGGGTGTGAAAAGGCAGATCGACGATATCCACGTTCGAAGCGTATTCCTTGTCGAAAACGATGCGGGTTTCCCCGGCGAGAATGACGTCGCCCTTTTTGAGTTCCACGGGGGCTCCGACTCTTTTTCCGTTGAGAAAAACACCGTTTTTGCTCTGACAGTCCTGAATGACCCAGCCGTTGTCGACCGGACGAATCAGAGCGTGGCGGCCGGAGCAGAAGGCATCGGACAACACGATATCGTTTTCCGAGGAACGCCCGATGGCCAGGGATTTGTCGGATAACGCCAGGGTATGGGCTTCCCCCGCTTTCGGATAGATATAAAGATCAGGCATGTGTTTGCCTCCCTGTGATTCTATCGACCTGTCTCCCGTTCGGCAAGATCATGTCGCGATGCCTCCGCGGTCCATGGTTCGGGAAAGGCGGCGCAGGATCCGGAGACGCTCTTCCGGGGCCAGATCCTCTATCAGGACGAAGAGAGACTTTTTGAGGTCCTGGGGAAGAATGCCGTCCAGCATTTCCAGCGAAAAATCGGTCGACTTTTTCGTCCCCTTGAGGATGTTCTGATATGCCTTGACGATATCCTCGGCGGGAAAGATCAGGCTTAACAATTCGAAGATCAGGCGGATGCGCGGCCTCAGGTCCGGATCGGCCTCATTCCCGGACTCATGATACTCTTTGAGATACTCCCGAAACGTACGGCGGAGCTGTTTCAGGATCTCCTCCATGACCCTCTCCCGGGAAAACGGAATGGACCCATCCCGGAGACGGATCTCATGAAGGGCATGAA
Protein-coding regions in this window:
- a CDS encoding SpoIIE family protein phosphatase, with product MPDLYIYPKAGEAHTLALSDKSLAIGRSSENDIVLSDAFCSGRHALIRPVDNGWVIQDCQSKNGVFLNGKRVGAPVELKKGDVILAGETRIVFDKEYASNVDIVDLPFHTQGGSIIQVKEILGRPVIDKATARTVPHEPPTGEREQEILSVLSRVSQALIYHMPLDNLIDHIMDLIFQAIPMDRGVLILKEGCPEQLVPKTVRVRKGVPAAETLRLSRGILDTALARNASILISDVASDTAFRNRDSIILSKIHSAMCVPLWTNRDIVGVIYADRSTYGTPFDDSDLRLLTFLGNLAAVKIENARLFEESLEKSRMERELELAAQIQRNLLPSGAPSFPPYDIAGATKASFHVGGDYFDYIALGETGLGLAVADVSGSGVSASLLMASLRASLHAEARPGFDPAEAAAKLNRFVHRSSETHCYISFFFGILDATGMSFINAGHNPPILIEPGGKVWRFEGTGLCLGMFAEEVYTLERRDIGPGSVLCLYTDGITEARNEKGEEFGEDRLIELLNAQAGAESSRILETVFKAVEDFADVKDHDDDKTCVIISRPSEHPSKKTIRIKADLKAVDEIRDFMRGALDDMPFSDDERGSISLAVHEICVNIALYAYPNEKGFIRLKTWMDDHGMWIEIRDRGVPFDPRSAADPDIREKVRSARMGGWGIYLTRSLMDGFDYRRENDENILLLSKKFPEARRDDTPGQ